From the Bacillota bacterium genome, one window contains:
- a CDS encoding alanine racemase, which yields MERPAWAEIDLDALMNNVREIRRVTNPRAQVMAVVKANGYGHGLEPVSRAALKSGAAWLGVALLQEALFLREKGIQAPIVVLGYTPDQDADEVVRHEISQTIFTWEGGLALAAAARRVGKKARVHIKVDTGMGRLGFLLGKETVETIYRLVHLPSLEVEGIYTHFAAADEPDKEYTEEQFVRFQWLLKQLAARGVFIRWRHCANSAAILDLPYTHLDLVRPGITLYGLFPSPAVRRDLVRLRPVMSLKARVAFVKEVPPGTSISYGRTYITPARTRVATVPLGYADGYSRLFSNKSEVLIRGRRAPVIGRVCMDQLIVDVGHIPDVAQGDEVVLLGRQGEEEITADELAAHLGTINYEIVCMISERIPRVYRGAVAEEQEEEVEEPHMEFTRGAPADRAGGTGRPPSPA from the coding sequence ATGGAGCGTCCTGCCTGGGCGGAGATCGATCTTGATGCACTGATGAACAATGTACGCGAAATCCGCCGGGTGACGAATCCCCGGGCCCAGGTCATGGCTGTTGTGAAGGCGAACGGATACGGGCACGGCCTGGAGCCTGTCAGCAGGGCCGCGCTGAAGAGCGGCGCCGCCTGGCTCGGGGTGGCGCTGCTTCAGGAGGCCCTTTTCCTCCGGGAAAAAGGAATCCAGGCACCTATTGTGGTTTTGGGTTACACCCCGGACCAGGATGCCGATGAGGTTGTGAGGCATGAGATCAGCCAGACGATCTTTACCTGGGAAGGGGGGCTTGCCCTGGCGGCAGCAGCCCGGCGGGTTGGGAAGAAGGCAAGGGTTCACATTAAGGTGGATACGGGAATGGGGCGCCTGGGATTTCTTCTCGGAAAGGAAACGGTGGAAACCATCTACCGCCTTGTCCACCTGCCGTCCCTTGAAGTTGAGGGAATCTACACCCATTTTGCGGCGGCCGACGAACCTGACAAAGAGTACACGGAAGAGCAGTTCGTCAGGTTTCAGTGGCTTCTCAAGCAGCTGGCGGCGCGGGGGGTATTCATCCGCTGGCGGCACTGCGCAAATTCTGCTGCAATTCTGGACCTGCCTTATACCCATCTCGATCTGGTCCGTCCCGGGATCACCCTCTACGGTCTTTTCCCCTCCCCGGCAGTGCGCCGCGACCTTGTCAGGCTGCGGCCCGTGATGAGCCTGAAGGCGCGGGTTGCTTTTGTCAAGGAGGTGCCTCCTGGAACCAGCATCAGCTACGGCCGAACCTACATAACCCCGGCGCGCACCCGTGTTGCAACAGTTCCCCTGGGTTACGCCGATGGGTACTCCCGCCTCTTCTCCAACAAAAGCGAGGTGTTGATCAGGGGCCGGCGCGCTCCTGTGATCGGGAGGGTTTGCATGGACCAGCTGATCGTGGATGTGGGTCACATCCCGGATGTGGCGCAGGGGGATGAGGTGGTGCTGCTCGGCCGCCAGGGGGAGGAGGAAATCACGGCAGATGAACTGGCCGCCCATCTGGGCACCATCAATTATGAGATCGTCTGCATGATCAGTGAAAGGATTCCCAGGGTTTACCGGGGAGCGGTTGCGGAAGAGCAGGAAGAGGAGGTGGAAGAGCCGCACATGGAGTTTACCCGGGGAGCCCCGGCAGATCGAGCCGGGGGGACCGGTAGACCACCCTCCCCTGCTTGA